Part of the Acidimicrobiia bacterium genome, ACCTACACCAACAAACCCCAACCACCCTAAGAACCCCGGGCGATCAGCCCGAAGGCACTTCCCTTGAAGAAGCTTCCCCCAAACGCACTACCCGAGAGTCACACCAATGGATAGGGAAGAAGCACCATGTGTCTCCGGTCCCGATCTTGGCTTGCGAGACTGACTACCCATCGCCGAGGGTGAAGCTGGCGATCCGGGCCCAGGAGCCAGGGGTGGCATCTCCGGAGATCAGGTCGACCTCAGAGACGGTCGTTTCGACGGGGAGCAGTGCCTCGATAGCCGCAGCAGCTTCGACCATCGACGAATAATCCTCGCTGTCGCCGACCGTGAGGTGGGGAGTCGGATTTGGATGCAATCCGCCGTAGGGTGGCCACTCCGGCCATCGCTCCCAGACCATTGCCGTAAGACGCTTGAAGACAGCCTCGGGTTGCGGCACTAAATACACCACTTCGGTGGTGAACCAACCGACCGATGCCAGACTCAACTTGAAGGGTGGAACCGGCGCGAACATGGTCGCCAGATCGCCGAGCACGTCGTCATTCAGCAGGTCTGGCGGCATGAACGGGTAGAGCACGGTGAT contains:
- a CDS encoding 2'-5' RNA ligase family protein, which translates into the protein MDGRESALIVAVPAAERVVGLLRNNLASSAPLGVPAHITVLYPFMPPDLLNDDVLGDLATMFAPVPPFKLSLASVGWFTTEVVYLVPQPEAVFKRLTAMVWERWPEWPPYGGLHPNPTPHLTVGDSEDYSSMVEAAAAIEALLPVETTVSEVDLISGDATPGSWARIASFTLGDG